Proteins from a single region of Pyrus communis chromosome 6, drPyrComm1.1, whole genome shotgun sequence:
- the LOC137736773 gene encoding serine/threonine-protein phosphatase 2A 65 kDa regulatory subunit A beta isoform-like produces the protein MSVVDEPLYPIAVLIDELKNDDIQLRLNSIRRLSTIARALGEERTRKELIPFLSENNDDDDEVLLAMAEELGVFIPYVGGVEHAHVLLPPLETLCTVEETCVRDKAVESLCRIGSQMREGDLVNWFIPLVKRLAAGEWFTARVSACGLFHIAYPSAPDTLKTELRSIYSQLCQDDMPMVRRSAATNLGKFAATVEPAHLKADIMSIFEDLTQDDQDSVRLLAVEGCAALGKLLEPQDCVAHILPVIVNFSQDKSWRVRYMVANQLYELCEAVGPEPTRTDLVPAYVRLLRDNEAEVRIAAAGKVTKFCRILSPELAIQHILPCVKELSSDSSQHVRSALASVIMGMALVLGKDATIEQLLPIFLSLLKDEFPDVRLNIISKLDQVNQVIGIDLLSQSLLPAIVELAEDRHWRVRLAIIEYIPLLASQLGVGFFDDKLGALCMQWLQDKVYSIRDAAANNLKRLAEEFGPEWAMQHIVPQVLPMIDNPHYLYRMTILRAICLLAPVMGPEITCSKLLPVLVNATKDRVPNIKFNVAKVLQSLIPIVDQSVVERTIRPSLVELSEDPDVDVRFFANQALQAIDHVMMSS, from the exons ATGTCTGTGGTTGATGAACCGCTATACCCAATAGCCGTTCTCATAGACGAGCTTAAAAATGACGATATCCAGCTGCGGTTGAACTCAATCCGCAGGCTATCTACAATTGCACGTGCCCTTGGGGAAGAGCGAACTCGTAAGGAATTAATCCCCTTTCTGAGCGAGAACAATGACGATGACGATGAGGTACTTCTTGCAATGGCGGAAGAGTTGGGGGTCTTCATTCCATATGTTGGGGGAGTCGAGCATGCGCATGTTTTGCTCCCGCCCCTGGAGACCCTTTGCACTGTTGAGGAAACCTGTGTGAGGGACAAGGCTGTGGAGTCGTTATGTAGGATTGGGTCTCAGATGAGGGAAGGTGATTTGGTCAACTGGTTTATTCCTCTTGTGAAG agGTTGGCAGCTGGTGAATGGTTTACAGCTCGAGTCTCTGCATGTGGGCTTTTTCATATTGCCTACCCTAGTGCACCAGATACATTGAAGACAGAACTGCGATCAATTTACAGTCAGTTGTGTCAAGATGACATGCCTATGGTTAGGAGGTCTGCTGCTACAAACCTAGGAAAATTTGCAGCAACTGTTGAACCTGCTCATCTGAAGGCTGATATCATGTCTATATTTGAGGATCTTACTCAAGATG ATCAAGATTCTGTTCGACTCTTGGCCGTTGAGGGCTGTGCTGCTCTTGGGAAGTTGTTGGAGCCCCAAGATTGTGTTGCACATATCCTCCCTGTTATTGTTAACTTCTCTCAG GATAAGTCTTGGCGTGTGCGTTACATGGTTGCAAATCAACTATATGAGCTTTGTGAAGCTGTAGGGCCTGAGCCTACAAG GACGGACCTGGTTCCGGCATATGTGCGATTGCTTCGAGATAATGAGGCTGAAGTACGCATAGCAGCTGCTGGCAAAGTTACCAAATTTTGCCGGATTTTAAGTCCAGAACTTGCAATTCAGCATATTCTTCCATGTGTCAAG GAGCTGTCATCAGATTCTTCCCAACATGTCCGGTCTGCTTTGGCTTCAGTTATAATGGGAATGGCTCTTGTATTAGGAAAG GATGCTACAATTGAGCAGCTCCTTCCCATTTTTCTTTCACTCCTGAAGGATGAATTTCCTGATGTGCGTCTTAATATCATTAGCAAGCTTGATCAAGTGAATCAG GTTATTGGAATTGATTTGCTGTCTCAATCCTTGTTACCAGCCATAGTTGAGCTAGCGGAGGATAGACATTGGAGGGTTCGACTGGCAATAATAGAGTACATACCTTTATTGGCAAGTCAGCTGGGTGTAGGGTTCTTTGATGATAAGCTTGGTGCCCTTTGCATGCAGTGGTTACAAGACAAG GTCTACTCAATTCGTGATGCTGCTGCTAATAATTTAAAGCGTCTGGCAGAAGAGTTCGGTCCAGAATGGGCAATGCAACATATTGTTCCACAG GTCCTTCCGATGATAGACAATCCACACTATTTGTATCGAATGACAATTCTGCGTGCAATCTGTCTCCTTGCCCCGGTTATGGGTCCAGAAATCACATGCTCAAAACTGCTGCCAGTGCTCGTCAATGCGACAAAGGACAG AGTACCGAACATCAAATTCAATGTCGCAAAGGTGCTGCAGTCCCTTATCCCCATAGTTGATCAGTCT GTGGTGGAGAGAACAATTCGTCCCTCTTTGGTTGAGCTCAGCGAGGACCCAGATGTTGACGTCCGGTTTTTTGCTAACCAGGCACTTCAGGCAATTGATCATGTCATGATGTCAAGCTAG